In one window of Falco cherrug isolate bFalChe1 chromosome 10, bFalChe1.pri, whole genome shotgun sequence DNA:
- the LOC129736994 gene encoding agouti-signaling protein-like isoform X2 produces the protein MESKNLFLSLLLCYSLLRAAASHMVIEEKTECSLSKSNKMHLSDLPPISIVDLTKRSQKVSRKEAENKKSSKKNAELKISPKPRPTPAADCVPNFKTCKPHLNSCCNYCALCKCRIFQTICQCLMLNPKC, from the exons ATGGAAAGCAAGAACCTCTTCCTAAGCCTATTGCTCTGCTACAGTTTGCTGAGAGCTGCCGCTTCCCACATGGTGATTGAGGAGAAGACGGAATGCAGCCTCTCGAAGAGCAACAAAATGCACCTCTCGGATCTCCCACCCATCTCCATAGTCG ACTTAACTAAAAGATCCCAGAAAGTCAGCAGGAAAGAGGCAGAGAACAAGAAATCCTCCAAG aaaaatgCTGAGCTGAAGATATCTCCAAAACCAAGGCCCACACCAGCTGCTGACTGTGTGCCAAACTTCAAAACCTGCAAACCGCACTTGAATTCATGTTGTAACTACTGTGCTTTGTGCAAATGCCGTATTTTTCAGACCATCTGCCAATGTCTAATGTTAAACCCAAAGTGCTAA
- the LOC129736994 gene encoding agouti-signaling protein-like isoform X1, producing the protein MEFFLHRMESKNLFLSLLLCYSLLRAAASHMVIEEKTECSLSKSNKMHLSDLPPISIVDLTKRSQKVSRKEAENKKSSKKNAELKISPKPRPTPAADCVPNFKTCKPHLNSCCNYCALCKCRIFQTICQCLMLNPKC; encoded by the exons ATGGAATTTTTCCTCCACAGGATGGAAAGCAAGAACCTCTTCCTAAGCCTATTGCTCTGCTACAGTTTGCTGAGAGCTGCCGCTTCCCACATGGTGATTGAGGAGAAGACGGAATGCAGCCTCTCGAAGAGCAACAAAATGCACCTCTCGGATCTCCCACCCATCTCCATAGTCG ACTTAACTAAAAGATCCCAGAAAGTCAGCAGGAAAGAGGCAGAGAACAAGAAATCCTCCAAG aaaaatgCTGAGCTGAAGATATCTCCAAAACCAAGGCCCACACCAGCTGCTGACTGTGTGCCAAACTTCAAAACCTGCAAACCGCACTTGAATTCATGTTGTAACTACTGTGCTTTGTGCAAATGCCGTATTTTTCAGACCATCTGCCAATGTCTAATGTTAAACCCAAAGTGCTAA